The following nucleotide sequence is from Aedes aegypti strain LVP_AGWG chromosome 3, AaegL5.0 Primary Assembly, whole genome shotgun sequence.
TGTCAcccggtgtccatattgccccaacagtataagaaatttttatataagtGTTTCAATGTCTCAaggtaccagaaaaaaatctactatgtttttgaatatagcataaataattgaagattcaatcaagagcaaaaatatcggtcaacttgcagttatttgcctctgaaaccttatttggtgaggtgtgaatgttataattttcgatccaaataaaaacatgctcaatttttctatttaaaatcaatgttttgaacattttttctgaaattttagtgcaTAATTTACTCCTCCGAcaggcaactgaaatattgtttgcatttaAAGTGTAAAAGTACTCGCTTATGCAAAGATatagggggtgtccattctgccccgggtgtccatactgcccccggtacccctacatcaaaaacaccttcTATTATcgataaaaacgaaaatttgtgATCGACGTAATATTTTTTCTAGCATATCCCAAAAGGAGATCATGTgtttgcaagaaaaaaaaaaatatgatgaatatTGGCGGTTCTAAAGTGATTATGACTCTTATTCTTATTACAGTGCGTTTTGCAAGAactgataaaacagcaaaatataaaaatggttaacatttagcttcactaaataataaagtttaaaacagtataaatatgaagaacagcctatttttaaaagaaggcaaaatttattattaaaccaatagaagattggacgcaaAAAATAtggcggcataataaaacggaaagacataaaaaattatGTGCTACTTATCCCCGAATGCCGTTTCTCGGAATGTCGGTTCCCCCAATAACCCTTTTCCCGAATGACTGGATTCCcagaaaagtgatgcagtttaaataggtgctataatagtcttcagtggcagTATAGTGCaagagaaagaacgataagctatAGTtcaaagaaggaggtattctgtcattcttggctatacacatgttgaaaaaaaatctgagggtAGTAAaattcgaaagaaccgccaattaaataaagaagggtgcatattagatgaccagttcgttcaccatactgaaatgtataaagctacgacaattatgagtaccaaaaacttttcggggaagtgggttaATCGGGGAAACaagatattcggggaactggtgttaagggaaacgacatttggggaaccgacattcgaggaaaagcaGCACAACCCATCTAAGAAACTGCAGTAACCGATttatcttttcgctgataatttgagcaggtCAATGTTATCGTTtaccgcccttttgtcagttggaaacaaaaaaatatctaaaatataGCTCCacagaacagcctatgtatgaaagaaggtaaaatttatttaaatttaagatcaacagtttttatacctataattaaGGTAACAAAATATaaggaaataaaataaatgtttaaaaacagggtaaatttgtgctatatatcaaaatcttccgtgcaaaaaattattccaatagcgaaactcgaaagaaaaaataaaatttcaaagaagggtattttctggataaataatgaaatactattggcaaaaactttcctaatatgctttagtttattcaagagcatatgattgttgaataaagtgtaattttgtataaattgaatccaaaataagcctgatttcatcagaaatattcaaaagaaacgtaaaaacgaatgttatctaaaaaattgaaattcttgttttcagactcattatgccaaacgactattatgccaaacgaccattatgccaaacgaccgttatgccaaacgactttatgccaaatgaccattatgccaaacgactttatgccaaacggctttatgccaaacgactttatgccaaatgacctaccaccgtaaGAATTTTCACTAAATATCTGAAAGGAAACgaaggatttttttatgaaataagggGAGAGATTACCAGGAATCTTCTAAAATGGTTCCAGCAACTTACAactaatttgttgttttttttttaaatctaagaaatgtaaataaattgtcTCCCATATGTCTTCACATCTTCCACACAATACAATGTCTTCCAAACAATTAAAATATCTTCCATCCCTGGTCAGAGTAACGAAGGCCTCCTCTACTGCTCGATCGATTCCGATGATTTCGATACCGCCTGCAAGGCCAACAAGCTTAAGTGATCGTTTAATGATAGTGCTCTTTGAGATCTTACTAATCCAGAGTTGATGGGTTTGATTCCTGGTAATGTCTAGCATCTTTTCGGGTAAATAATTATGTCGGTTTCTTGAGATTCAAAATCATATTGCTAAATATACAATCTCATGCAAAGTCAGAcaatataaaaattcaaatactAACTGGGGTTCATACgaatataaattcaaaaaatcaagTCAAATTCCACTTTATTCGACCTTACTCCAATAATCAGAAGCAAGTGATTACAGAAATGCAATCATTCTTCTTATAACATTTAACCACTCCTGCGTATCATTATTGATAGCATCGAAGGTTGACTGGTATTTTTCAAACGGCTCAATGCGCAACAAAGCTCTAATCCATCGTTGTTTCTTATCTCGATTGCAGGGTGCCAACACCAGTCCATCTTCACCACCCGCGCAGCTCAATGGAAACGACGGAGGAGACACGTCGATGGCGGGAATGAAGGACGCCCTCCAAGTGGAATTGCGAAACACTCTGAAACGAAAAGTCAAGAAACAGGACGTCGAACGAGGCGACAGCACCAAGAAAGATGAAATCGAAAAAGCGATGGAAACTAGTCGAACCGAAGTGCAGTTGAAGGTGAACACGAGTACCAAGGTATCTCCGGCCGTGGTGAATAAAGACACTTTGGAGGCAAGTGTGATTAGGAGTAATGGCGTTCAGTCAGTTCCTAATACAGTAGACGAAACGAACAGTGCTTCAAACGGGATTTCTGTAGTTGTTAAAGAAAATCCCAAAACGTCTCCGTTTTTGGTAAAGAAGAATGTACCGAATGGTCAAACGTCTCCGTTCTTGGTAAAGAAGAATGTACCAAATAGTCAAACTAATGGAGTTCAGAAAAGTTCTGTAAAAACTCTGCAACTGAATGGCGATATAGGGAAACCACCTGCAGTTGTAAATGGAAGCAAAGTAGAGGTGAAACAAACAACGATTCAGAATACAGTTCAAAATTCTGCTCCACCAAAGCCAGCAAGAACCTTGCTAAATATCACAGCAGATGCTTCTAAATCAGTTGCTGATACTAACGTTAGCACTAGAAAGGAACCCATCAAACAACACAGCCCAGTGAAAGTGGATATAAAGCCATATGAAAACTCTAGAATGCCACTCAATGGAACACTGAGGAAAGTTAGCCCTCAAAAACCGCTAACAATCGACGTCACCGCTAGTCAGGACAACCAACTAAAGAACACTATCTTATCTCCAGAGGTGGTGAGCGGAAACGCTGCTATACGACCATCGCAGATAAAATCGCTGACTCAGCAAGGCAGTCACGTTTCTCATACCCATATATTAGAGAATCCCAAACCAATCGGTAAAAGCCCCATTTCACTGGTGGAATCCCCTCAATATTCGTACACGCCACCCACCCCTAAGAGTATCAGTCCAGCCAGTAGTTCCCAAGCCTCGCCTCGGACTCCCACTCGTACCACTATTCTGGACACCAAAATCAGCAACACTTTGCTCTCACCGAAGCCAGACCCAAATGCTCCCCAAAAGAAGCTCATGATATCCCATCCGAAGGCCAGTTTCACCCTGAAGCGCAACAGTGTGCAGAAGATTGAGAACGTGCATCCAACGGAACCCAAGCCTGTTTTCCGCATTCTGTCAAACTTGGAGCAGTCCGAACGGGTGGAAGCAGAGCAAGAGAACAAAACACTTCCAAGGCCATCGGCAAAAAGGGATCCCCCCAAGCCCGATGAACCAGGAGTGGAACCCATTCTCACCTCGTTCGTGAGTTTCGCCAAAGAACTGGGCAACGCGCCCAATAACTACCCGGACCTAGTCACGAAAAAAACCACGGTCGGCGTTGTGAAGCAGGATCTTTTCCTAGACAATACCAATCTGCGTGATATTAAGATCGACATCGTGGAAGGTGGCCAACTGAAGGTTGTTAGCAAGTGAACAGACATGCACCGGGTGCGTGCCGAAATAGTCTGATAAGAGCAGCTGATATGTAGTTTTACGATTAAGACTGAGAAAATGCGTAGCAACTTGATTATAGATGGTTTTGAATTCTAGCACGCAAATGGGTGTGTTCGAATGATTCCGTGGGAAAGCGATTGCAAACTGGATAAAAGCATGCAAAGTTCCATAATTGTTAGGCTTTTTAAATCATATATTCAATCGGTTAAGTTTTAGATATACCATATAAAGTAAGAAATCAAAGAACTAATCAGAGTAACTGATGCATGATTTGTTAAGCATAATTAGTCTGAAGcatgtttcattatttttttactgataagTAGAAATATATTACCGATTTGAAATAAAGCTCCTTTATTCACTTATCTAGAGAACCATCCCAACAACAGTACGATCATTCCGAGCCTTAAAATCTACCAGTGTCATAGGTGATCTTTTGGACGTTTATGATAATGCTCCAAAGCAAATCATGGAGACTTTCAAAGCTGCACGCTCCCATCCATGCTACGCTCCGTGCTATGCTACGAATCCCGGACATCGGCATTAAGTTATTTTCGAGCTGTTCagtaaatgaaaaccaaattaacccaagatcggtcgcatgcgtgtactgagtacacgcaccctGAAAAAAGTTCGCTTTTCATACACAGCTCGAGCGAGGTGCTGTCGGCAATGGTTGAATGCGCGACCACTCTTGAGTTAAGTACTACAATATATAGCCGCACAAAATAAGCGATTTCTCCAAAAAGAAAAAACGCACAAAAATCTTAGCCCATCATTATGCATTTTTATTCTACTTTGAGGataaatataatgaaaaatatttctcagATTTTCAGTTGAGTTTTCTAACGTTTCGCTGGATTCCATCCATAGATTATTGCACGGTGCTATTGTCCACCTTACCtgccattattttttttaaagaatatttcTAAATCAGACGATGATTCCATTTATTTTGACTTATTTTTTAGATCTACGCTTGATAATTGCCCAATCAATTGCCGATCGGTTGGATAAATGGAAAATTTGGTGAACAAAAGTATCTCACTAAATACGGATATTTTCACATACACGCGTCATTACTATCCATTCTATAACGTCACAACTGTTAAGTCGGATCAAAACTTTACGGGACCTTTGTGAGATAGAATGAATGgaaaagttttattttagaGACACTTTACCTGTTAACATGTCCCTTTTGTTGCTCCAGTGATTATAAACCGGAgaaaaacttcgaattttcagttGAGAGATCTAGAAAATCTGACAACCCTtcatgttgaaaatttgatcaattgGTTGCGTGCTGGTGATGACCTACCAATTTTTAGCtcagagcgctgtttggttctctagactagtgctcttgaaaattcgatgtttggcttcgttttataaccATCCTAACGAACCAGTGATGTTTTTCTTCCATAACCAAAGATATCTTCTATTGTATTCTAAGCAATTGCACAGCCAATactgaaaagcatcctggaaatacagACATTTCTTCCAGTATtatcttgtcagcattaatatttgcagcataccgccgttgggggtgacaatgggtcaaaaacatACCCCTTTTtgacgatttatttattgaataactacagttaggacccgattttgtcagcccctcgatgaattttaggctgacaaaatggggaacctgacaaaatcgggtcattttattttgttcctgtttttcaaattttgacgtgttacatggttacatggacttttaagagggcgatagacatgggcgtagccagtttttttttatcaggggttccccctcccttatatgggtaatatcgatttttaataCTTGATAAAAAGGCATTGCCTTTGCgctctctggctacgcccatgcgttcATAACAtgaaacatcatcatcaattttaataaaaacgtggtaaaacatggcgcgataacaattttttgacaaatttaaaagaggctgacaaaatcgggtcaaaaagctgacaaaatcgggggttgacaaaatcgggggtagacaaaatcgggtcagtactgtttcgcaatttaactccaataaacttcaaatttggtgtgtatgtactttgatggtacattaacaactgttcgaaatattaaagaaaaatatttattcacagcggcaccacaagtgaatgaaaaatgacccaatctcaccccacatagagggggtgacattgggtcattgtaattaaaataacttgattttgaaaaaatgatttcaaaaccattcacagctgaaaaatattgatgaaatacgatgcaaacaagacgaaaagatatctaagatgtttcacaagtatgataaacccacttaaaaaaacgattataccaaaaaatggaAGAGCTATGTgaataaatatgtaaacccTACACTCATCGTTAAGTTTACatacattttcttgtttttttttccatgaaattgttttcaaaatctcatccccattgccataaagcctgtTCAGGtttcccaaaggtgtactgaaacagtgattattttaaaccttcgcaaatagttaaatttcgatgCGACATTCCATGATCAATACGTTTcagcagatgttgacgtcataatccccggtatttcagcgatccaactcatttgtacttccgtgagatgttactataaaatgaaaacactaatgaaatattgaatttgaaattgaattgaagaaaaaaatcatttactaaaattttacgatgttgctgcgcacgaaaaacagttgctggtttgagaagttgtcaggATGCGTTGAATTGGGTCaaactaaaatgtttgataatatcttgttttattcaacaacacgaaagagcatgttacttcaactactttagcaatttttgccgctcaaataacggctatatcaagtttaaacattaatttttaaattgggtccataaatgaaccttgacacttgagatcatgtttgacgttcgcttagtcgacaaaaacactggggttgttcttatctgacatttcggaagggacacggaaaacaaaattcacacaaaatttgagtttaagccaaggggtgtgacaaaatctaaaataacataaaaaatgtttttcggacttaaaccaacggaaaacattgtaaaattgagtaaacatgtgtttttggcctaaactttaGCGTTTGGaactaaaatcgggacagggccttaggaccctattgttattcaatgcacggaatactcaagtagacttgtttgatgtttcagagatgctgtatttagaaagaataaacaaatcttaatgaaaaaagagaacacccgacaccgtaaaatgtcaaaaaagtggacttgtgatttcatttactatcgttcttacttgacccaatctcacccccattttaatgttttagacaccgtaccgaaaaaaaaaaattttttttgtggaaaactcaaatagattccggaaaatacattTGAAGTGTAATGGAAAGACTTTC
It contains:
- the LOC5569143 gene encoding verprolin isoform X1, translated to MTVLSSGEYGGASPAPPPPPPPSSAAVPATSASPRLNGSTKADAPNQHLLMADIRNGVTLKPTKTKDNSTPAFIKKSGGANTSPSSPPAQLNGNDGGDTSMAGMKDALQVELRNTLKRKVKKQDVERGDSTKKDEIEKAMETSRTEVQLKVNTSTKVSPAVVNKDTLEASVIRSNGVQSVPNTVDETNSASNGISVVVKENPKTSPFLVKKNVPNGQTSPFLVKKNVPNSQTNGVQKSSVKTLQLNGDIGKPPAVVNGSKVEVKQTTIQNTVQNSAPPKPARTLLNITADASKSVADTNVSTRKEPIKQHSPVKVDIKPYENSRMPLNGTLRKVSPQKPLTIDVTASQDNQLKNTILSPEVVSGNAAIRPSQIKSLTQQGSHVSHTHILENPKPIGKSPISLVESPQYSYTPPTPKSISPASSSQASPRTPTRTTILDTKISNTLLSPKPDPNAPQKKLMISHPKASFTLKRNSVQKIENVHPTEPKPVFRILSNLEQSERVEAEQENKTLPRPSAKRDPPKPDEPGVEPILTSFVSFAKELGNAPNNYPDLVTKKTTVGVVKQDLFLDNTNLRDIKIDIVEGGQLKVVSK
- the LOC5569143 gene encoding proteoglycan 4 isoform X2, producing MTVLSSGEYGGASPAPPPPPPPSSAAVPATSASPRLNGSTKADAPNQHLLMADIRNGVTLKPTKTKDNSTPAFIKKSGGANTSPSSPPAQLNGNDGGDTSMAGMKDALQVELRNTLKRKVKKQDVERGDSTKKDEIEKAMETSRTEVQLKVNTSTKVSPAVVNKDTLEASVIRSNGVQSVPNTVDETNSASNGISVVVKENPKTSPFLVKKNVPNSQTNGVQKSSVKTLQLNGDIGKPPAVVNGSKVEVKQTTIQNTVQNSAPPKPARTLLNITADASKSVADTNVSTRKEPIKQHSPVKVDIKPYENSRMPLNGTLRKVSPQKPLTIDVTASQDNQLKNTILSPEVVSGNAAIRPSQIKSLTQQGSHVSHTHILENPKPIGKSPISLVESPQYSYTPPTPKSISPASSSQASPRTPTRTTILDTKISNTLLSPKPDPNAPQKKLMISHPKASFTLKRNSVQKIENVHPTEPKPVFRILSNLEQSERVEAEQENKTLPRPSAKRDPPKPDEPGVEPILTSFVSFAKELGNAPNNYPDLVTKKTTVGVVKQDLFLDNTNLRDIKIDIVEGGQLKVVSK